In Sphingomonas sp. LR60, the following are encoded in one genomic region:
- a CDS encoding tyrosine-type recombinase/integrase has product MLTDVACRKAPAKDKPYKLADAHGLYLYVLPSGFKSWRWKYRVGGKEKRLVFGPYPTITLARVRAMREEAARVLREGVDPGVSKRQRAAEQTALVGSTFEKIAREWHASQKAGWSARYAAIVLNSFENDVFPRIGKLPITAVTTPLVLEVLRPIEARGAVETAHRVRQRISEVFARAIGAGIAPADPSAVTKRALARKTKGKFPAARTVKLAQAVLEESERQPGQPLTKLASRLLALTAVRSATLRNAEVSEFEDLDGPAPIWRVPAAKMKLGVERKQDAAFEFIVPLSRQAVETVKVAIGFSGKDATGLIFRSVRNSRRPISDSTLSKAYRKAGFSGVHVPHGWRATFSTVMNELVKEQGRGDDRAVIDLMLAHIPAGVEGDYNRAAYMPRRRELAQEWADLLTDGLVPPASLLEGKRQHG; this is encoded by the coding sequence ATGCTGACGGATGTCGCGTGCCGGAAAGCGCCGGCGAAAGACAAGCCTTACAAGCTAGCCGATGCGCACGGGCTTTACCTCTACGTGCTGCCGTCCGGCTTCAAGTCGTGGCGCTGGAAGTACCGCGTGGGTGGCAAGGAGAAGAGGCTGGTCTTCGGCCCCTATCCAACCATCACCTTGGCGAGGGTGCGCGCGATGCGGGAGGAGGCCGCGCGTGTGTTGCGCGAGGGAGTCGACCCGGGGGTGAGCAAGCGACAACGAGCTGCCGAGCAGACGGCGCTGGTCGGCAGCACCTTCGAAAAAATTGCGCGGGAGTGGCATGCCAGCCAGAAAGCAGGCTGGTCGGCGCGCTACGCCGCGATCGTGCTGAACAGCTTCGAGAACGACGTTTTCCCACGGATCGGCAAGCTGCCAATCACGGCGGTCACGACGCCGCTGGTGCTGGAAGTGCTGCGGCCGATCGAGGCGCGCGGCGCTGTCGAAACGGCGCATCGTGTGCGTCAGCGGATCTCGGAGGTTTTTGCGCGCGCGATCGGCGCGGGGATCGCACCGGCGGATCCGTCGGCTGTGACGAAGCGCGCGTTAGCCCGCAAAACAAAGGGCAAGTTCCCAGCCGCGCGAACCGTCAAGCTCGCGCAGGCGGTGCTCGAGGAGTCGGAGAGGCAACCCGGCCAGCCGCTGACGAAGCTAGCATCGCGCCTGCTGGCACTGACCGCGGTTCGCTCAGCTACGCTGCGCAACGCGGAGGTGAGCGAGTTCGAGGACCTGGACGGCCCGGCGCCAATCTGGCGCGTGCCGGCGGCAAAGATGAAACTCGGCGTGGAGCGCAAGCAGGACGCAGCGTTCGAGTTCATCGTGCCCTTGTCGAGGCAGGCCGTCGAGACAGTGAAGGTGGCGATCGGCTTCTCGGGCAAGGATGCGACGGGGCTGATCTTCCGCAGCGTTCGCAACTCGCGCCGCCCGATCAGCGACAGCACGTTGAGCAAGGCGTATCGGAAGGCGGGCTTTTCGGGCGTGCACGTTCCGCACGGTTGGCGAGCGACCTTCTCGACGGTGATGAACGAGCTGGTGAAAGAACAGGGCAGGGGCGACGATCGCGCTGTGATCGACCTTATGCTCGCTCACATCCCGGCGGGGGTGGAGGGCGACTACAATCGAGCCGCGTACATGCCACGCCGGCGCGAGCTGGCGCAGGAGTGGGCGGATCTGCTGACCGACGGTTTGGTCCCGCCGGCGTCGTTGCTCGAGGGCAAGCGCCAGCACGGCTGA
- a CDS encoding tyrosine-type recombinase/integrase translates to MLTNAAVKAARARASAYKIADERGLHLFVAPTGRKSFRWRFRFAGQEQLLTIGQWPDISLDAARARAEAARERLGRGMDPRTAPAVMTFERAARAWHAQQLAGWTAVHAADVIARLEADVFPAIGNNELDAIDAPAVLRIVRAIEQRGAIQTARRVRQRISDVFALAVSEGWAQTDPAAIVGRALARAPAARHHPALTTVEDARALLAAAELVDASAAVKLASRFLALTAVRLAAVRGARWCEIEDLYGNAPVWRIPAVRMKLAATKKLDAGNDHLVPLAPAAVAVLRAARALRWGWTSFPRPRRI, encoded by the coding sequence ATGCTCACCAACGCTGCCGTCAAGGCGGCGCGCGCCCGCGCGTCCGCGTACAAGATCGCCGACGAGCGCGGCCTGCACCTGTTCGTTGCTCCGACCGGCCGCAAGTCGTTCCGGTGGCGCTTTCGGTTCGCCGGGCAGGAGCAGCTGCTGACGATCGGCCAGTGGCCGGATATCTCGCTTGATGCCGCTCGGGCCCGGGCTGAAGCAGCGCGTGAGCGGCTCGGTCGCGGCATGGATCCACGCACGGCACCTGCGGTGATGACCTTCGAGCGCGCCGCGCGCGCCTGGCACGCGCAGCAGCTCGCCGGCTGGACTGCGGTGCACGCGGCCGACGTGATCGCCAGACTTGAGGCCGACGTATTCCCAGCGATCGGCAACAACGAGCTGGACGCGATCGACGCGCCAGCGGTGCTCCGGATCGTGCGGGCTATCGAGCAGCGCGGCGCTATTCAGACCGCGCGGCGCGTCCGCCAGCGGATCTCCGATGTGTTCGCGCTCGCGGTCAGTGAGGGCTGGGCCCAGACGGATCCGGCGGCGATCGTCGGCCGCGCGCTCGCGCGCGCCCCGGCCGCGCGCCATCACCCGGCGCTGACGACGGTTGAGGACGCGCGCGCGCTGCTCGCCGCGGCCGAGCTGGTCGACGCCAGCGCCGCGGTGAAGCTCGCGTCCCGCTTCCTCGCGCTCACCGCGGTGCGCCTCGCCGCGGTGCGCGGCGCGCGCTGGTGCGAGATCGAGGATCTGTACGGCAACGCGCCCGTTTGGCGCATCCCCGCGGTGCGGATGAAGCTGGCCGCGACGAAGAAGCTCGACGCCGGCAACGATCACCTGGTGCCGCTCGCGCCGGCGGCCGTGGCAGTGCTGCGCGCCGCGCGCGCTCTCAGATGGGGGTGGACTAGTTTTCCCCGGCCGCGACGGATCTAG